The Acropora muricata isolate sample 2 chromosome 7, ASM3666990v1, whole genome shotgun sequence genomic interval aggagaacaagagcaagaagaagaagaagaagaagaagatcaagaacaacaacaagaaaaacaagaagacgaacaagaacaagaagaacACCAGGAGGAAGTTTTTTTTCCACGATGAAACACGACTTAAGATTACCTTTCTACGACTAACCTCCGGTCTTCATGTCACAATAAGCAAAGACGGGTGTTCCTGGAATGATAGACGACAGCCAGTATTTACCGTCACACCCCTTTTCACTCGTTTTTACTTCATTGCAAGACTCGGCAGGCACTTCAGGCATCGATCCTATGGCAACTGCAAGGGATATGATAGTACGCAAACATGAAGTGAGCGTAGGTTGAAGACCAAATGAGAAAAGAAGACTAGAAGAGGATTATAAGAAGATTGGTTAAAtgaaattttttgtttctttccaaAGCGAACCAGCATCGCTGTTCCCTCAGGAGTGATGAGCTAGTGGGAATGAAACATTACCATGACAACTACTTCTATGGAGTATCCAATTTGGAATACAAGCTTTCTTTCTGTGATATAAGAGAGAGACTGGGTTAAAAGACATTTGCTGAGCACCAACCTCTTTTCCTGAACTTGCTCATGTAAATTTTAGTATCATCGGTGGTAAAATCTTCGGGCTTTGCCTCTTTCGTACGGTTGTTTAGCTCGCAAATTTCTCCATGCATCACGTGATTGGTGCTTTGGCAGCGGATATCATCATCACACGCGCGCAGACAATAAATAGAGCTTGGAATTTTAATGGTCTGGTAAACATGGTGCAGGAGAGCTGCCCCATAGATTGACCGAGAGCTTTTACAGGCGTCGGTGTCTTGAACACCGTCGCTCGAAGCTTGGTTGATTGAAAAGGTAAGGTATAAGGCCAAGAAACCCACACTGAGAGCTGACCAGCCAACATGATGAACCATTTTTGCGTTTGGTCACACAGATGTAGACTTGAAAAGACAAAccaattgcaataaaattacCATTTACCACTCCTTTAATAAATACTTAATGAACGCATTGCATCAAGCTGGTATTAACAATGGAGTTTATATTGTAAATGAACCAAGGTGACGTAACACTCCATGGGTTCATACTCGAGACGCATACGTTGGTTTCAAACCCCTAAATTCGGTTTGTTAATTGACATAATGAACTCTGATCTGTTGTCAAGTCCTCCTTTTTCATGAACAAAGAATGAAACTAGCTCCAGTAACAGTCTGCAGTGTTTAGGTGACTCTATTTACATATGTTTTATCCACGAATGTGGAAGAAAGCTCAATTCTAGAGAAACTGCGCATGCGAAAACAAAATACTAAGGGCGCAGTccctctggacgcggtgccaaAGTGTCGTATTGAACGATGTTCCACGAAATTTCGGCCCCgtgatcgcttttggagccaagtttcagatacctgtcgccaaaCAGTGAGAGAGAAAAATGTCGGCCCCTGAACCatgtgtgacagatccctttcctCTCCAGATCTCGATTCATAAATAGTAACAATTTATATTTAAACAACGCAGTCTTCCATTATTTCCTCCATTTGGTACCTTGAAGTGTGCCTTGGTACGGTGCAATTTGGCAATTGCTTACGCGCTCTTACAGAAAAAATCATTTCAAAGTTAAAAGCCAAAACTAAAGTCTTGTTTAAATTTTCTTGCATACGGTGCATGTTTGTGCATCCTGGCACAAAATAGATGTCATAACGCACCTGAGTTTGCTAAGCCAGCGAAATAATCCCTTTTATTATAAAGATATACCGATGAAATACCACGAATTTTCCAGTGAGGAAAATTTCATATCCAGTGAAGAAACgatttttatctttcacatgtgaagatatCAAGGTTGTCATAACTACTTTAGTCTCAGCCAATAAGAAATTACCATAACAGTATTTTACCTTTCTCAATGAATTATTTACTCGTTTTAGAGGACAATTACGTATACcgccttttttttgttatgaaaTTTAATGTCTCATTGCCAACATTCAAAATGCAGATATATAAACGCTACTTATTTTAGACTATTTTCTCCAATGGTGTTTTAGACCGTGCGTGAGATTTTTCATGATTTATTATTTACACAGAGATTGATTCAGCGAATAAAAGATTAGGCCATATGAAAACGCTTTTTGTCGTAGACGTAAAGCAAAAAGCGACCTTGAAAATGCAATCCGTAACCGACTGGGTGGGGTCCCAAAAACGTTACTAATATCTCATACAAGAAAGGGATCTGGAACGTTGGAAATACAAGCCAATGTCTAAGTAGCGTTTTTTAACTTCAAAACCATCGCCGATTCCAAAATATTCTAAGGCTAATACTCCAGATGGAGGACGATTTTCATCTCACACTCTATATATAAAGTTACATGATAAACGAGTTGTACTACGCTTTGCCTGGTAAAGCTTAGTGCTGACCCACAATTTATTTATGTGGTCTTGAAGACGTTTCATGAAGACATTGTCTTCAAACCCAATTTTAAGTTAGCCTGTAAATCAAGACAAATATGACCCTGAAGTTTGTGGCGGAaataaataatgagaaaaagttGTAAGAAAATTCTTAACTGGTTTGATCAGAGGCTaatacgaaaacaaattttctctttgtttttccgTGTCTATGACAGTCAATAAATTAGTATGCAAATACGATATTGACTTTTGTggtgaaaatagaaaaaagaaatgtgaaAAAGTCTCAAAAACTTGCTTGATATGAAAGCGAATCTTCTCTAGAAGTCCGTGAATTGcaagtttcatcaaatttgCCGGCCAAACTTGATTAAAAgagtaaacagaaaaaaaataagtcTGTAACCTTACGATTGTGCTTCTTTGAAAATAGATGCTAAACGAAAAAACACTGTTTGTAGAAAAGACAGACTTCTTTTGCTGAAATATGTATTTCTTAGTCGAAAGAAAATGTTGCAAGAAAAGcgttctgcaaaaagaaaatgattctcTGGAGAGCTATGCATGCTTTTTCTTGGAAAACCTTTGAAGAAAACGATTATTATACTTCGAGGACTAgacattaaaaaagaaaagagttctATTAAAGCAAATTAAGGTGTTTTCCAGACAATGGTTAACAAAGATTTATCATAGCTTACCAGTTCTTAAGAGTTTGTCTGTGTTCTTGTATGGAAAATTGAACGCGCACATGGATCTTGAACGCTGACTTATCACAGCGTTCTGTGAAATATAAGAACGGCGAGCTGAACGTTTTAGAAGCGTAAATTAGTGGAGAAAACTTTTCGCTACTTCACCACAGGAGCTTATTCAGTGTTCATAACCATTAACGCCGGCAGCTTGAAACAGTTTCAAGGCGAACCCTGTGAAATGTGATTAGACAGGAATAAGTCTCTTTCATCAAGCAGTACACCTTTTTTTTTGAGAATTAAATATTAATCGAAATTGAAGAAGAATGTTTTCGAAGCTGAGATATTTTTCAGAATACgtagacaagacaagacaactTGATTATATTTTCCACAGATGAGAAGAATACGATAATAGACCCGACACCGCTGAAGAAAGCTGATCGAAGTGAGCCAGgagtaagaaaaataaaagaaatttggTGATatctgttcaagaaaaaaaaaaagaaaagaaaaaccaaattacatacaaaactaaagaaaacaacgTAAGAGAAACATAAATGGCATATGTCATTAAAAGATGCACTGAGTAATTAAGACTACATAGCAAGATCGAAATAACtgagacaaaacaataatttcaatgtttgaTTTCTGGATATATCTATTCTTTAAGGTCTGGTTACATGGAGGGAGGGTGCCCCTGCTAAGTGCgagagccaacttttcatattACGTTTCTTTAGAAAACGCATTGAGGCGTTTACGTGCTGGACACGGTAACTTGTCTTCCTGGGACATGCACTCTGTCTACTTGCCCGAGGCACCCCTCTGGGGGGCTACCTTTTTGCCGTGTAAACGATTTGTGCCAGCGCGAGATTACCATCCTCGAGAATCGTTTCGTCGTTATGACTTACTAGAGAACGTGAATGTATAGAGAATAGCTAGGGAGCTTTAACAGGCGACGTTTTTGAGGCATAAACGGCAAACAGAAGTGAGCTGTTTGTATAAacactaccacatttacattgtgAGGGTATGTTTCCCTCGTAGAGAGAcggttagtttgaaaatctaggagacaccactgtcctggcacgcgaaatgctcacttccggtttccgtcccTGCCTCAAAAACGACGCCTGCTAAGGCTCTCTAATAATACAAGGGCGCGCAGAGATGTGGATTTTCTCTTCAAGAGTTCAACTCAGTATTTTAGTGGTTATTTTATAAACATCTTACTGGCAATAGGAAGCCGGCTTAATTCACGTTTCAAGAAATGAACGCGTtaccattcattcatggcgctaattAGAGCGAGTGGCAAGTCAgaagctgattggctatctcaaacacacgttaaaagttatcataatttttcacatgtggTGATAAGGTTTTTCTAAGTGGTGGAAATCCTtgtaaagcactccagtttatataataaaactCATTTTAAGAACTTCTTATTGAGAGCAATTTTAACATAAAGGCCGTCGGAGTggagttattatcattatttgcCAATCCTGAGAAATGCTATCAAGCGCATCTAAATTAAGCTTTGCAATTTACGCGAAATTACACGAATTAATTCTGCATTTAAGTTTAAAGACCGAAACGGCttaattaaaactgaaaaagtCCGAGATCAGACAAAACTAATTTTGTAAAAATAGCCTGAGGTGTGTTACAAGCATGAACAACTGTTTAGACTTGgtcttaataatttttttttaaatgattctGCTTCTCTCACTTCACCAGAAGAAATTTCACGAAGTTTATGTAACTGCCTCAacattatcccatcttgtttaaATTGTTCAATGTTGACGAAGTACGGTACGACTGGTATACCGTCGAAGTAAAAACAGAAAAGTAAAGACATACTCATGTTTTCTGATAGTCACTGTCAAAAAAGTAAATGTgtgtaatttcaagttgttgttttgcagaggacgacgCGGTAATGTTgcaaaatgcgtgccgcacgagcagcacacttatttttccttgttcaacCAATAAGATTCTTAATTGATGACGTTAACGTTGTCTTTGACGTCGCTGATGCTGAAGCTCACAAATGAAGCTCCTTTCTGATGCTTTATTTTATCAAACGTAATTCTTCTTCATTACAATCTTTGTCATTTCACGAATCAGATCAGACACTTTTTTAAGCATTCCCTGAATAACTCGCATTAGTTTCAGacattcataattatttttgatggTAATGGCTTACATTATTAACCGCGTATGAAGGACAAAAAAACCTACACTTACCAAATATCGTTGTATATCTTGGAGTCACCAATCCATTCCTCGAGCGACTTTCTGAACGGTAGTACAATTTGACGTTCTTCTTAACTCTCAATTTCTAAGTCGTCTCTGTCTCATTTCAATGTTTTTCGTCTGCgtgtgcatatttaatgaacaaaaacactTGCACACGCATCGCATGGTATAGTTTCTTTATCGTTCCTGCCTGCAAAACTAGTTAACAACGAAAGGCATAAAAAGTTTCTGGTTCcaccatttttgaccattttgctgtaacataggctttgcaaaatggccatttttgccacttttctaAATCGTATCATTTTTTGCTATTAGTTTTTTTGTAATTAgttcttttgcatagaacgaaTGTGGTTATTGATTTTATGTGTTTTCTCTTTACAGCctcctgttgtttttgttttcaactttgcCTACGagacacaaaaaaaaagaggagaGAAAAAACCCCGGCCTTTTCAATAGGCTGGCACAAAATTGTCCTATTTTCTCCTTAGCAAGTGCTTCTCATGTGGAAAACCAAACAGAATGAAAAGCATTTAATATACTAGATTTTGcttcaaaaatagaaaataaataaaattacgCTAGCCATTCCCGTTCTCTCCTTCTTTTTTCTCAATTAGCCTAACATGGTCGTCATGACGTCAGGTGCTAGTTCCCAGACTCAAGACTAGTAATCATAGAAACCATGTTTCCATGTTGTCTTGCAATTTTTTCAGACCGGCAAACGCTGGATTCCTGTGAAGGTCTTGTTACTCTAAGATTTTAATTAAAGCGCAGTGTCTAAGGGCTTTTTAACACCGAGTGATTTTTCTTTCAACAGGCCTTGTAAAATTTGGACAGCAATTCTCACAACACGCTGTTACAAGTTGTCCAGCGCGAAAGTCAACGAAGAGGTGCATTGAACAAGGTTTAAGTGTTGGCGGGTGTTAGACAGTaatatttcgtgcaacttgtctgaCAATTTTGCTGTGACAGACGCTGCGTGAGAAGTTTGTTTGGCGAAAGTAAGACTGAGAAACGTTCGTTATGTTAATAGCAGTGGTCTGAATGATtaggtacaaaaaaaaaaaggagaaaagccAGCACAAGGATTTGCAATTAATATTTTAATTCTGAAAGCAAATATACATAATGATGCCCTTGATACATTGCGATCATATTTGGGCGTTGCACAACTTGCTCAAGGCTGAAAACGTGAAATTATAACAACTTTATGAAATTGCGCaacgaaatgaaagaaaatgaaaggtaACTGAACGGTAGATGCTGGTGTGGTAAGTCAGAAAATACTATTTGTCGTCGAACTTACACTGACCGtgtattagggagtttaagaagctacgacggcaactgcaacgaaaacgtcacattaaaattgaactttgcgttaagtaaagtgttttgcgattattccatgcaAATCACATTGTACAagataggcggagtgcactttcgcttgcttggcacgaatgtttttcatgtaaagctaaagaatgaaagatttactgctgcgagctcgcgttgtcgtcagaacctcaaatatgaaaatttcacgtcgtcgtttggtagactacgtcaaaacattgcaccaaaaagcgtgctgcacgattatttttcttcattcaaccaatcaaattattgatttgtggcgttgtcgttgacgttgccgtcgtcaaatcttaaactccctattaactaTATACTAACGGCGTGCGTCAAAGAAAGACAATCAATAAAATACAACGGGTCGCTTAAATAATTTGAAATGTGATCTGAAACACGGTGCATTCCATTGGAAGAATTTCTATTCATATGTCAATCGTGAGTCAATAAATCATTGCTGAAATCAATTTACTCAAAGCAATTTGCCATTTATAACAAGACGTCTTCAAATTGCGTGACAAGTGTTACACTGAGCAATGTTCCGGTTACCTTTCATTGGCTGATACACAACCCGCTGGACAGGAAGTTGCTAGTAGATGTTTCAGTGTGCGATATTTTAAAATCTGGTTGGGGAAACGTTGCAACCAGTGGTGTGGAAAAATGAATTGGAGGGTACTTTTATTTGCATTGCAGATAATTCTATCAACCGAAGACAATAGATGACACTAAAACATGATTATGAACTTACACAACTAATTTACCCACAGGTTCAAAGAGTAAGTCTTAGTGATTGTTGGTCTATGCCACGTCTCGTTGCCAAAATCTTGTTCTCTCGTACCCTCCTTATCCAAGAAAGAAGCGTTGTTCGTTTCAGTTATTCCGATCCCATGATCTGCCCGTTGACAATCTTTCCCTCCTCCACCAATCATCAACACTGCTCGATCACCATGGTCCCAGTCGCACCAGAAGCCAACTTGCTTTGCCTTTTGAAGCGATCCACTGCATGTAGCTTGTCCGAATCCATCCGTTGTTTGAAACTGGCCGCCATATTGAACTTTGCAATTTCCCTGGCAGTCATTCTCCGCCCAAACTGTACCATTTCTAAAGTAACCATAACTCGTTATTTTCTGCCGGAATGTCTTTCCACCGAGACAGTCACCTGTGGTCTGCAACAACGCGTTGTGCTGAGGGTCATCACTGCGCGTGATCTTGAATTGGCGGCCCCTGACCAACCAGAATGCTGGCGAGAGCATGTCTGCGTTGACTGATGTGTTCGATATATCTCCAACTCCTACGGTTTTATCGTACCACCACTCTCCACTGTCTTCCATCCAATTTTTGGCATCACTGTTTGAGAACCGTGCAATGAGAGTCCAAGCTTGGCCAGAAGTTGTCATATCACAATAAGtcttcaaaaaaaagaaaaaaaaatgataagatTTTCACAATCGTTTCCAGAAGTAATAACCCCAAGTCAGGATCCCCAAATATTTTCAATCAATGTGTGGGTTCTGAACGTTTCTAACAACCTCGCGAACAAAAGTTGTAATACGAGAGGATTAGCACGTGTGGTTACTTACAAATGTAATGAAAAAGGCGGCCCTTTCTTCAAGTTCGGAGTTAAATCTCGTGACTTCACATACTTTATCCCATGCGAACAAATTCGTTTGAGCTAAAATATCATCAttcaaaagattgaaatttgTCGCTCACCTCAAATGAAGTGGACCTCGTCGATAACGTGTATAACCCGTCAAAAAGACTGATATTTTTCTGCTGTCCATCCATAAGTATACCTAACGcaaaggaataaaaattgaTTCAACTCGCCTTAACATGGCCATTGCAGTGATTTTACTTTCCAAATGCAAGCATTTTACTTCTCCTTGTTCCCAATTCTTGGATGCTCTCTTTTTAGTTCGGTCACTGGCATAAGCGCAGGCactggtgtgagtctttcagcCTGGACCAAAGCTTTTCAAGGTCGAGAGACAAATTTTCGCGAACATGGTGAAACCATTCATCCTGCGCTTTTCAATGCGCATGCGCGCAGCGGCCGACACTTCGCAACGTGGGGTGAATTCTTGTTATCAACTTCATCATGTAATCATCGTTACTGTCTTCATTTTTGCCTTTAATGTCAAATGGCCCCCTCACGTCATATCATAATATACTTATTTGGAATACGTGTAATCCTTATTACAGCCGAGGTACCTAGCTAGAGTCTTATTATTTCTTCAATGATGGAAGTTATTTTGACCGTTATCCTCTGCATTTGTCGTTTCATCTTGCTTCAAATGAATTTAATTGACCTATCAGAAATAAAAAAGGATAATTCACTGATTTCCTACCCTGACAGCTGTGATTGTGGTCGCACCGGTAGGAGCCCAATATATTGATGCAATTGAAATGTATGCCAAAGACAGGCGTCGATGATGTGCGTTCGTCAACGTCTGCAAGAAAGGAATCGACAAATATGGAAGaacataaataacaaaaaggcgacaatgaagaaaaaaagagaggaggagaagaagaatGATGATAATAAAGAACACATAGataaaggaaaagaagaagaagaagaacaagaagaagaggaaactAAGACAATGACAGCGAAgataaacaaagaagaaaaagaagatgaagtAGAAGAAGAACTCAACACCAATTTGACTTCCATGAGACACGACTTAAGATTGCCTTTCTACAACTAACCTCCGGTGCTCATATCACAGTAAGCAAATACGGGTGTTCCTGGAATGATAGACGACAGCCAGTATTTGCCGTTACGCCCCTTTTCACTCGTTTTAATTTCGTTGCAAGACTCAGCAGGTACTTGAGATATTGAGCCTATAGCAGCTGCAAGGGATACGACAAAACGCAAACATGAAGTGAGGCTCAgtaaaaaaagatttgaaaaacgCGGACAGGAGCTGTACTCAGTTGAAAAATCAACTGCGTTGCACGTGAGCATGTATTCTGGAACAATCCACGCAGCAACGTcgtcaaatgaaattcattttttacgGTGGTTTAAGATCAATTTCGATGCCCTAAAAATTAAAGTTAGAACAATCAATAAGATCTTGGACTCTCTGAAATAAAACTATGTTTTGTGTGAGTTTTTCCTTCTCGAGATGATAATTTTTCATAGtgtgtttctttcaaaaccaaCAGCCTTTAACGAAACGTTACCATGACAACTACCTCCACGGAGTACCCAATTTGGAACCCAGGTCTTATGCGGGAAAAGAGAGAGACAAGGTTTTTGGCAAATCTGCGTCACCTACCTCTTTTCCTGAACTTCTTCATGTAAACTTTAGTGTCATCGGTGGTAAAATCTTTGGGCCTTGCCTCTTTTGTGCGGTTGTTCAACTCGCAAATCTCTCCATGGACCACGTGATTGATGCTTTGGCAGCGAATGTCATCATCACACGCGCGCAGACAATAAATAGAGCCTGGAACTTTGAGGGTCTGGTAAACATGGTGCAGGAGAGCTCCGCCATAGTTATACTGAAAGCTTTCACACCCCTCGGTGTCTTGAACACCGTTGCTCAATGCTTGGTTGATTGAAAACGCAAGGAACAAGGCCAGGAAACCCACACTGAGAGGTGACCAGCCAACATGAACCATTTCTGCACTTGGTTATAAAGATGAAGCGCTGAAAAAGTAAACCAATTGCAGTTTAATACCCATTCACGACTCCTTTAATAAATATTTAATGAACGTATTACATTAAATTGTTAACAACATAATGAAACCAAGCTGACGTAACCAACATACATAGACACAAATAAACAGACTGTTGAATTAATTTAAACATGTCTTTTTTCGTTAGCTTGGCCTgctttagttttaattttaatCCCTCCGCTCTCTTTGATATCTCTAAGAGCATTGAGGCGTCCCTGTGTCGTCTTCGTGTTAACAACACTTTTGCCAGATCGAGCATTTTCGCTTTTATCGATCTCTTTTAATGAATTATCCGTCGTTGTTTTCCTTTCATTATGGAACTCACACCTGGAGTAATTCCTCTAAAGGTGGTGCCAGAGAATCGTGCCGAATGATGTTTCCCGTGATTTCGGCTTGGTGACCGCTTTTGAAGCTAAGAATCAGAAATCTGTCGCCAGACAGTGTGgaagagaaatgtcggcccaaAGACAGATCCCTTTCCTCCACTTACACTTCGCTCGATTCAATATTAGACACAATTTAGAATTAAATAACGCTGTCTCCTCGTTGTTTCCTCCACTTGATACCTTCAAGTGTATTTTTGTACGGTGCATATTTAACCATTCCACATGCGCTTTTgcagaaacaataatttccaaGCTAAAAGCCAGTCTTGAAGTAGGTGCTGAGGAATGCTGACATATAATAGATGTCTTAACGCACGTGAATTTGCTAAGTAAGCGAAATAATCCCTTTTATCATTTAGATACCGATAAAATATCACGTATTTTCCGGTGAGGAAAAGTTCGTATGCAATGAAGAAACGACTTTTATCTTTCACATGTAAAGATATCGACTTGAAGGTTGTCATGACTACTTCATTCTCAGCCAATAAgaaattacttattaattattaaaattatttattcatttatttccaAACATCAGCTTCAAGAAACGCCTTGTGTCAAACACCCACagcagaaaaaggaaaatgatcTTGAAATTTTAATCCACAGCAGAATGCGGGATCCCAAAGACGTAGCAAACTTCTTTTACGAAAGGATTACGAACGTTAATGCCTAACTCGCATCATCGAATCTAAATCCACCTTGGatttgttctatggaaaaaaagTCTAAGTATTCTAAGTCTCAATATTCAAGAGAGAGGACGATTTTCATCTCACACTATACTATATACATACGTAGAACACCTTCCGTTGAAtccatttttctttcacaaTATCAAAGTTATAGTTTTTGCGAAAGACGAGAGCCCACTTGTTATTGTAAATTGATTACAGGTATACGCTGGCAACCAAAACAGTGGAATGTGTTTTACTGTTGTGATGGTGTTATCAAAAATTTGTCGCGTCGTCAGTACCTCGTCCGAGTTTATTTTACCTAAGATCAAAGAATTACATCTTAATGGCAGTTTCACATagctttaaaattttccagaggACAACTAGGAAGTGTATATTCCATGCGCTTTGCGAGGTTACGTTTACAgttgaaatttcagaaaaaaaaaaaatttgcctcCAAgtcaatttcattcatttttccATGTTAATAAACAGGCAAATCCGACATTGAGTTTTGTCGGGAAAAGACGgaaatgaagtgaaaaagttttaAGAAAACTTTCAAGAGTTTTTGTCGAAGTCTGGTATAAAAACGAAATTTTCTCTCTATTGTATAGGCCACTCAATAAATTGGTATGTTAATACGATATTGAGTTTTCTGGTGAAAATGGAAAAATTGTGAATCGTAATAGTTTAAAAATTCTCTTTGGCTGATGTGGAAACGAATTTTCTCGCAATGAATAGaaaatttcttcatatttgtttttcattttgctctttttgtcatggttgGCAAATTGGATGACgttttaaattctttttgtcatggttgGCAAAGATTTAATGACAAGTTTGTAATTTTCCGATTGCGCTTGTTTGAGAATCATAGTCACTGCTTAAATAATACTGTTTGCGAAAAAGACAGACTTCTTCCTTTGGAATATCTATTTCTTAGTTGAAAGACGATGTTGCACAAAAAgctttctgcaaaaagaaataattttcgTGAGAGctacttttcttgttttatcGAAAACCTTTGTACAAGAGGAGTTTTAAACGTCAAGGACTAGAAATTAAGTAACAACTGAGTTCTTTAAAGCAAATTAATATGTTTTTCATACAATGGTTACCGTACCTTTATCTTAACATTCCagttctttaaaatttgtctGTGTTCCGACGTGAAAAATTGAACGCGTGCATGGATCGTGAACGTTGACAGATATATCACATTCTTAGCTATGAAATATAAAAACAGCGACCTCCACGTCCAAGAAGCGTAAATTAGTAGAGAAAACTTTTCCCCACTTCACTCCAGGAGCTTATTGTTCCTAAGTACTCACGCTGGCAGCTGTTAGCAGTTTCAATAGTCTACAAGG includes:
- the LOC136922999 gene encoding uncharacterized protein; protein product: MVHVGWSPLSVGFLALFLAFSINQALSNGVQDTEGCESFQYNYGGALLHHVYQTLKVPGSIYCLRACDDDIRCQSINHVVHGEICELNNRTKEARPKDFTTDDTKVYMKKFRKRAAIGSISQVPAESCNEIKTSEKGRNGKYWLSSIIPGTPVFAYCDMSTGDVDERTSSTPVFGIHFNCINILGSYRCDHNHSCQGILMDGQQKNISLFDGLYTLSTRSTSFETYCDMTTSGQAWTLIARFSNSDAKNWMEDSGEWWYDKTVGVGDISNTSVNADMLSPAFWLVRGRQFKITRSDDPQHNALLQTTGDCLGGKTFRQKITSYGYFRNGTVWAENDCQGNCKVQYGGQFQTTDGFGQATCSGSLQKAKQVGFWCDWDHGDRAVLMIGGGGKDCQRADHGIGITETNNASFLDKEGTREQDFGNETWHRPTITKTYSLNLWVN